The stretch of DNA tatacatacaagcagcaACTCATACTTgctaacacacaaatatatacatatacatataatctcaACTTGCaaaaatttacaaacacacacacacacacaagtatacacatgcaaactccaacacacaaatataattagtTACTAATAAAATCATGGCCACTACATCAACAAACTCAATGGTTTACCACTCAATAAACAAACTCCCTCGAGCTGTGAAGAAACATCATTTATAAAATGTTGCTCCCTTCctccttttcactctctctttcacttcctctcactgtctctttctctctcagagatgcatacacacacgtgcacatacttatgcatgcacatattttaattaggaagaaaaaaattgcaagaaaatttattttggagCTTCCATTAGTTGATGATAAAATGACCAAAGTATGAAATCcagtcttttgtttgtttaatagtAATGTTAGCATTTTGGCAGGGTAATACGATTTTCTAACTTAAccatgtttattcatttatttatctattttaatacCAATTATCTATATTAAAAGTGATCACTTAATATTCAAACTAATGAAAGatcaaaagaatttttattatgaAGCCTTGaatacaaatttgaaaaattttataataattattaacaattttagaaatgaaataaagtttattaaataaatttttcaaattgaAAAGACAACATTGCATTGAATGTCTGTGCCATGTTGCTAATGTGGTAAACTCCAATGAAACTGAAAAATCTGTGACCTGGTTTCAATTCTTTGTAGACTCAACTTCAGTTATATCCTTAATGCCCTTGAGAAAAGCATGAATATTGCACAGTCACATTTCATTAAATGTTGTGCataagtaagaaatcaatatttgataattataattaaagaatttttttctgaatactaatgaatacaattttttaaattttattattgctattaactatatttcttaatgtattttCTGACAAATATcatggaaaataaatttattgagcTGAAAATAGAATTTGGAGTAAAATTAGCcttaagtaaaaatatacatgaaaaagtaaaaaaataaaaatacgtaATAATTAATAAGTAGTTTTTAAAACTGTAATGAAATCTTACCTGATATAATTCATCTGTGACATCGTGGAGTTGTAGTCCAACTGACGGAGACTTCCATTTATCAATATATCCAGAATGGTGTTGGCGTTTATGTAAAGTTGCTTGAGAAATGGTCTTTTTCCCATACTTTGTTTCCATAGTTACTGGCATATCATACTGAGGGTGTATTTCTCTACTGACATAGTCAACATATTTGTCATTATAAAATCCATCGTTATGATGTATATTTCTACTGTTATTTTTCCTTACGATGCATATTGTCAGTGAAACTACTAGagtaatagaaaatataacaGCTGCCACTAACAGGACTATCATCAAATTGATGTGAATTTTCTTAGCTGACATGGCATGGACTGGGGTTAAAACAGTGGTTGTTTTGTTGCTTGTTGTCAGTGTCAAAGATAAATTAGTCACAGTCGAGAGAATTGGTGATCCGCTGTCTTTAGCCATAAATTGCAAGTTATAAAAGCCAGCATCACTTTGATAAATGGGACGAGTGAAAGACAATTCACCAGAATATGgattgattttaaataaatttctttcattccCACCAATAATTTCATAACTAAGGAAAGCATTCATATGAATATCCCTGTCAGAAGCTTCAAGAACTATTATATCTTCCTTATTTTGTGAATGGTAGTGGACATCAAGACTAAAAGGATTTACGTTAGGGAATGTAAAATACGGGGGATTGTCATTTTTATCAACAACTTCCACAATAACATCTGCTGTGTTGTTAAGAGATGGTATTCCATTGTCTTTTACAAAAACCTTAAACTTATATTCACTGCACTTTTCTCGGTCCAGGGATTCAGTTGCTGAAATGAATCCAAGGTTTGAGATTTCAAATGGAAGAGCTTCTTTGCTCTTATTCAAAATTGAATAAGTCAGCTGACCTCCAGGTCCAAGGTCAGGATCAGTAACGATAATAAAGCCAACAGGAAAATTAGGGCTTTCATTCTCAtagattagaaatttgaataaatccTTAGAAAATTGTGGTTGAACATCATTGAAATCAGTGACTAGAACCGAGAATCTTTTTATAGTCTTTAGAGGAGGGGTACCTTTATCTTGACAGATCAATGTTAAGttgattttgctttctttttctcggTCAACAGGATTTTGAATGACCATTTTGTACTTCATATTTCCTAGACTGTGTAACTGGAATAGGTGATTATCAATAGTACaagatacatttccatcttcaccCTTATTTTCATCTGTGACTTTTATGTATGCAATAAAGCTACCAACTGATATATCTTCAGGAATAGTAATTTCACCTCCCATTGGCtcagaaaaaaaattcacatcAATAGTTGGTGCACTGTTCTTCTGATTGATGACATTTATTATAACAGCTACAGTGGAGCTCTTTGGAGGAGTACCACCATCTTCTGCttttacatacaaattataaacttgttttctttttaatgaagcATCTTTATTCAGAAAAATTTCTGCTGTTCTTTTGTTCAAATTAAAATTAGATTTTGTTGATTCTGAAGTTTTAGAAGCGAAATAATAGCTTATTCTACCATTTTCACCAACATCTCGATCATTTGCAGTAAGTGTAATGATTGGCATGCCTTGGTCATGGGAACTCATGATTGACACATTGTATACATTTTGTTCAAACACAGGCTGATTGTCATTTTCATCTTCAACAGTAATTTGAACATTTAAGGTATTTTGTCTTGGTGGTGTTCCAGCATCTTTAGCTATAATTTGAAGATTATATGTAGCTTTGATTTCTCTGTCTAGCATTTGGGTTGAAGTTATTTCCAACTCAGCAGAACCATCTACTTTCTGGGATACTGCCAATATAAATGGATCGTCTTTGGACCGTAAAAGTTGGTATGAAATCTTTGAATTTTCAAAACCAACATCACGATCAAAGGCATTTGGAATAGATTTTGATGTTCCTTTTCCATCTGTTTCTGAAAATTGGAGTTTGATGGAGTCTTGCATGAATTCTGGAGAATTGTCATTGACAtcactgattattatttttatttcaataatactTATAAAAGATTTTTTATTCCGAACAGCTACATCAACCATACTATaacattctgtattatatttgCAAAGAGATTCAGCATCCAAGACCACTGCAGTATACAgctttcctgtttttgttacattGAACAAATTTAAGTTTCCACTCTTTTGCAGCTGACTAAATGTTATATGGTTGTACTTTTGTAATATAACATTTTCTAACACATGAATGTCATCAGCAACATCTCCCACAATGGTGTTGGGTCTTTGACCCTCTTTAATGTGGTAGGTGATATCTGCACTGAATGATGTCTCGAGAAGAAACATTACGATGGACACTTGTACCAGCATGTCATCAGAAGATATCCTTATTTGTGTTCTTTACAaagaatttgtaaaacatttggCTACATGTATATCTGTCACAATTACATGCTTAATctgaaattatatgaaaaaaatggCAGAAGATTAATATTAGTAAATTACATTTGTAAATGATGAGTCGTATCTTAGTTATAACTCTAGCTGAAATAAGCCTCCCAGAATACATTTATTTCTCCATAAGTTCTTTATTATATCCAGTGTTTGAGATTTTGTCCCTAAATAGTAATAtcaccaccccacccccaccaccacaaccaccaccattacaaccaccaccgttacaaccaccaccaccgccaccaccaccaccaccaccaccaccaccattatcactacaaaCTATGTGAACAATGTATTCAATCTTTACTCTCCCTTATCACACACTAATTCCCACAATCTTGTTATTTTCCTTCATCTTAttttacatgcatgtgcatgcaaataATGTATGCCCATGCATGGGAAATTAATGTGTCCATGCATATAGTTATAAACATTTTGAGTGTTAAACTACGTAAGAAACTTCCTTTTCACATCCTTATTATGCCTTAAATTttcatgaaagaaaagaaaattagagaatAAGGTATGTTTTTGCATACATTGGGCCTCAATAAATTGTGTTAAGTATTCTTTGTTTCAATACTGAAATTTGTGAATAGCAAGATTTATCAGGCAAAAACTATCACTAGAttaacattttgttaaaatatttcttttaaaatacactatctttgttttaattaattttgaaaataatgaaagatttagtaaaataaccttgtTATTATTAACCTAATGTGTAGAACAAAAATTAACATGagattttaatggaagattttaaattaGATGACTTTaaaaagaagtttgtatcatagtagcagtagtggcaaaagggttaaatagcaatttctttttatgttgttgaatcattgtttcatttataaaaatCCCAAGGGATTTTTAATTTCCAGCCTCTAATGTTAGCCTCTGTCATGGTTCTTCAGCCACAAAATGTTTTATTCCCTGTTTTGCTTGcttaaacatatttatgtatgcttacacGGTAATTTGTagtcaaaaataaatgaattgaagTCAATTGGATCCAAATAATAATGAAGCAGAACAAAGGAATGTTAGAATAAATCTATAATTAAGTTTGAGGAAACAATTGcattttagaattaaataaacaCGGAGAAGGTAAAATACTAATATAAGTAtcatgttacatatatgtatatactggatTCAATGCAGCTTGTATGATTGGAAATGAAATAGGAAGTCAGAAGCTAATTTTCATGTAAAATGTGTAACTGAGCAAACATTCTAAATGttaacaaaaataagaattatcggttattttcttttttcaaagaaagcaaaggaaaagaaagggtATATGAGAAGTATGtcaagaaatatcacaaaattgCTATAACTAATTAGGATTGATTCTATTTTCTGTATAGCTGAAATTTACACTTTACTTGTCAGATCTCAAGAGCAACTTCAAAATAAAAGCTATAATTCTGAGTGGCAGGTTTCAATTAATCCAAGAATGTTAAGTGTGACATTTCAACCAAGTTAATGAAAGATTAGTCAACATTTTCTcaaacttaaattttatttttaacaccatactatttaattttatctttttttatgttacaaattaaaattcaaaactttccatgaaaacaattttttttccactttCTCTTTTCTGAATTCACAATTTTCTTCTAATCATTGTGTAAATCAGATTCTATTTTCTTCCCAAGTCAATTTCCAATATatcctatctgattatcattccAATAATGAGAAAGCCCAACAGCAGGTGTTCAAGAGTGTCATAGGCATTGCAGAGTCACGTGGTATAATCTGAATCATGGCGTTATTAATTAGAATGGTTTTCACAAGAAGTCGCCTTAATTATGTACAACACTGATGTTGTAGTAGTGTAGCAGTATCATTTATGTGACTGGACTAGAATGCATCTAGTTACGGTAGAATTCCTTCTAAACATCAATCAGCTTAATTGATTGAGATGGAGTTCTACTCTAAActactttcttctcttccttcttctctgaTTCCAAGCTGCACGAAGCATATATCCACTTAAATATTgcaaacaaattcaaatatacacTCAAGGGTATGAAAATATATCACACTTTGTCCCCAGCCTCAGGTTAAGTAGAAGATTGGGTTCATTTACTTTGCATTAAGCTGCAGACTGCCAGTTACACATTTGCAACATACTACACTGACTTAATCTCATTAACAGAATAGAGAACAACTTGTTATTTCACTTCAGGGATATTTCAAATTGAAATCAATAGCTTTTATTTAACTTTGTTTACtgtatatttcaaacatttatgaaaggacacatttctaaatgattattttattaaataattaggtgatacatatgcaacacacatatacatgtccaactaataaacatatatgtgtacatatatgcatatatgtgcatatacatatatatatacatacatatatatgtatacatatgtatgtatatatatatatagatatatacatacatatatgtgtacatgtgtgcgagtgtgtgcgtgcatatgtgtgtgtttatgaatacatgcatacatacacacagagaaagagaaagtgagaaagtgaaagCTGACCGAGAAAGTTAAAAGACTCTTAAAAATCTATTTACACTTAGACATCTTTAAAATCAAGTGCTTATCTAGTCGGATTAGAGAAACAGCTGAAGCTTGAACAAGTGTGGATGATAGCGAAATGAGTATTTGGACCGTTAAATGCTtttagtgataaaaaaaaagaaaagaaaccataaatCCACAGTAGGAATTGCTTGGTGTTGTTATCAGATAATTTGTTGACTGTGATGTCTGTTTGGTTCCACTggagattttgttttttattccctTGGTGTGTGTTGTCTATCTTAAGCTTACAACTGTCTATGGGAGAGCTTATCagggccatcatcatcatcatcatcatcatcattattttacgttcactttccatgctggcatgggttagatggtttgaatggaactggtaagctggagggctgcacgaggttccagtctgatttggtatggtttccgcaacaggatgcctttcctaataccaaccactccaagagtgtaatggctgcttttttatgtgtcactggcacagatgccatttacatgacactggcaacagccatgagtACGATTTCACAGGTGACATTTACAtcatactggcaacggccatgactTAAATCTGAAAGGAATGCTAGTTTGTTGTAAGGGTAACTCCGGATAGCACTGGTACCCACTCTCAGCTGAGTTTACTGGAGCAAAGTGAACTGAAATGCTTTGTTTAAGGATACAATGCTCCTCCTGGTTTGAGAATTGAATCTGGGGTCTAATGATTGTGAAGACtaataccttaaccactaggccatacaccCTTTCAGGTGTGTATGTTAGAGCAGAAAAAATGGTAGAGTGAATGAAAACTTttcttgtagtatttagttatgttcttTGCTTGGATGCAGAAAGTTACCAATGGACAACTCTGTGGGAATTTCTCTCAGTTAACAAATGATATTGAAGGAAAGGAGCTGTAGGTTGTCAGGTTGTACTCTGTGTGAGACATCCAGTGCGGCCAGCTGCTAGCTGACAAGCTGTCATTATCTGTGGCCCCAACCCAATGCATTGAAGGGTGACCCATGGATGTTCATTCAAAGCTATAGTTAAAACCCCATCATGGAAGATACTAGTATTATAACTGATGATCAATTTAGGGTACTGATAACAACGGAATGAGATGTGTAGCATTATCATGCACGGCAGAAATTACaagttgatgataatgaggatggcggtggtgatggtggtactggtggtggcggcggcagcagtggtTATGAATGGAACAACTGTAAGAtatttgcttgatcagggctgagcTAGGTGGAGAGTATATACAACAGAATTAAACTCAGCAAGTTTTATGCCTTAAAAAAGTCGATTGTAATCTTTGTAAAATTTCAGTGTTTTATTGTCATTAATTGAGCAGTGTAATTGAAGTTCTACTCATAtgtaagttaaaaattaaaatttatgttttagtggtggtggtggtggcagcggcggcagtggtgatgatgatgatgatgatgatctttttttCATGTTGTGTTCGAATCTGGCCGTAAGcaactttgaatttcatcctttcaagatcctTACACATGCATTGTAGAATCTTTTGCATACATCCCTCCTAAATATTTGTCTTTGTACCAGTCTTTGAAGAAATCCTTATTCATTACATAAATTAGGAATGGTCATGCCAACTTTTCATATTGGACAATACTGCACATTCTAAAGACAAGCCTAGTTGATTAAATATGACCCCAATACCTGACTGGTATTACTAGAATGAGGGAATGCAAAAATAAACCCTTAAAGGGTGTAGGACAGAGTTAGCcacattgggatttgaactcagttctTGTAAAGCATTTGTCTGACTCTCTAAAGATTCAGCTAATCCACTGGCTTAcgtttctaatttaagcataaGGCCTGTAGTTTTTGAAGGGAGGTGATTGTGATTAACTAATaccattgacaccagtacttgactagtattttatttatcaaacccatggctgagtttgaactcaaaattccAAGAGTTGGAATATATATGACAAGGTATTTTGTTGGACACTTTAATGCTgtgaataataatttttaatataagctCACAATTTCAGTGtttactggtatatatttcaatgactgcagaaggataaaaagcaaagctagTCTTAGTCTTctgttataatttcattcacatctaCAATAATTTTAAGGAAggttaaattgactccagtacttgtggtctggtatttcattttatcaatcccaagagGAAAGAAATGCACATTGGTAGGACTTGAAATGTCATTGGCAGGacctgaactcagaatctaaacagacaaaacaaatactgccaagtattttgtccaatggtCAAATGAATCTACCAATCCATCACCTTGTTAATAGTTGtgataacggtaataataatgatttttaacattggCATAAGATCAAAAGTGTTGAGGACAGACagtcaattacaacaacaaaaacaattacaacaacaataaacacaaaattagataaataaaacattaaaatatataccataaaaagtttttttttgtttttttaatatttgttttcctttccaaGAAAACTTTGTAGTTGGTTTCTACCCCTGAGTTTGTCATGACTAAGCAAAGCTGTGACCTAACCTACTCTGATGGTGATTATCTCATCATTTCAAGGGTATTCAGGActaaattatctaatgtgtcctccaGCTTTTTAAAATAGTAAGGTGTGATGAGAcaatttacctgctatttctagcagaccaacaGATCATATTGTGGCTTCCTTGTTGGATGAATTACTGCAGAGAGAGAGGCTGTATTGTTATGTCTACAATACTTGATCACAATGTCTTTAATAATTAACAATGGTATAACAATCTGTCTACAGTGTGGTGTATTATTCATCATAAaccataaaagattatataaatatagctataACTACAAACCCAGTATTGTGTACAACAAAGTAGGTATTGGGATACTCTGCCAAGAAATAAAAATGGAGAcaaggacaaaaataaaattacaataaattggataaaaaaatacataaaaaattatcagtctatttttctggtttttattcactgtcatcatgatcatgatcatcattatcatcaccatcatcaccatcaccagcaccaccaaaaaccaccactgccgctaccatcactatcaccagaagcagcagcagtagcaccaccaccaccatcaccaccaccatcaccaccaccatcatcatcatcattcaacttttgttttccatactggtggattggacagtttgatagaatCTGGCAAGCTGCAGAGCTGCAATGAGTCCCAAAGTCAGCTTTAGCATAATTTTTATGAATGGATACCcctccttatgccaaccactttacagtgtgttctTGTTGCTTTTCTCATTCCACTGGCACTAATGAGGGTGCCAGGTAAGCAAGACAggtaaaagaaacaggaaaaggtaagataaaagaaaagcttCAATGACTAAATATGTACATGGGGAACATGGCTTTGTACTAGGATTTGAGAAGCTAAAGTATGATAAAAGGATAAGTTATTAAAATTAGTGAATAGAAGACTAACTTAACatttaagcctagtactgatcAACTACTAAACCCTGCATATTTTTAGCTTGTGTCTAGCAACAGAGAAAATGTCTTGGGATATTTAGTCAGGCCTTCTACATTCTGATTTGAATCATACTGTGATAAACattgactttcatctttctggggttgataaattgaggTGCTAATTAAAAATTGGAACTGATTTTATTGACCATCTTTGTGTAAAACCTTAATAACAAGCCAAAGAGAGAAGCCAATCTGTAAGAAAGAGGAATAAAGTCTTCTCTCATATCACTATCTACTGTCAtaccaaaaaagcaaaaaaacaaaaaaagagtttatattgaataaaacatttaaaatagaataaaaatgtaCAATGcagaataaagatatataaaaaagaggGACGGTTATGAATGGAACAACTGTAATAAGATAtttgtttgatcagggctgacctaggtgGAGGGAATATACAACAGAATTAAACTCAGCAAGTTttatgccttaaaaaaaaaatcgattgtAATCTTTGTAAAATTTCAGTGTTTTATTGTCATTAATTGAAGTTCTACTCATATGtaagttaaaaatttaaatttatattgttttttggcttatttattgaaaatactttGGATTAAGAGGGATAAAGATTACAGTTGTATTTATTTAGATGTGATTGCTTCAATGATTGCTAAATTTACTTTCTAAAAATTTCCACTCTGTCACCATTttgattttgggttcaattccattgcctAGCAGCTCATGCAAGTACCTTCTACCATGGCCCCTAATTGATTAATGCCTTGTGCCTgaatttgtgcttgtgtgtggtagatgaaaactgtgtggaaacccatcacacacacacaaacatacacacacatacatacacacacacgagtgtgtgtgtgtgtctgagtgtgtgtgtgtgtgtgtgtgtttatgtgtgtgtggttttatgctTGTATTTGTCACCTCCCCGCAACCACTTGGCAGccagtgtttgtttacatcccagtaatttGACTGACACAATAAATACAGacttagaaaatattaaatactgcattcaatttattcaactaaatacttcaaaacattgccctaacatggccacagtccagttataaaaacaagtaaataataaaaaaaatctcaagcTCACAACAAACTAAATGCTCTGCCTGGACatgaaattgaacccatgacttTATAATCACGAACCAAATATCCGAACCACTAGATCACATGCTTTACACAGACATCTATATTGGATACAATAATGTCTTGGTAAAAAATGATAAGATTTTCATTCTATTTCGCATAACAAGATGTGTCTGATGAATGAAATAAATCTATAAGAAATTACTCTGatgacagaaatatattaaagtCGAATTACAAGATAAACTATTTCACTTAATCGAAGCTCATTGTAATCATGCAGAAATGATACAGGTCTATTTTAAAACCATGAAGTATTGATTTCATAATCTTTATCCATCAAGTAGTAGTTGTACTTATTTAGAACAGGAA from Octopus bimaculoides isolate UCB-OBI-ISO-001 chromosome 14, ASM119413v2, whole genome shotgun sequence encodes:
- the LOC106872388 gene encoding protocadherin beta-13 isoform X1; this translates as MLVQVSIVMFLLETSFSADITYHIKEGQRPNTIVGDVADDIHVLENVILQKYNHITFSQLQKSGNLNLFNVTKTGKLYTAVVLDAESLCKYNTECYSMVDVAVRNKKSFISIIEIKIIISDVNDNSPEFMQDSIKLQFSETDGKGTSKSIPNAFDRDVGFENSKISYQLLRSKDDPFILAVSQKVDGSAELEITSTQMLDREIKATYNLQIIAKDAGTPPRQNTLNVQITVEDENDNQPVFEQNVYNVSIMSSHDQGMPIITLTANDRDVGENGRISYYFASKTSESTKSNFNLNKRTAEIFLNKDASLKRKQVYNLYVKAEDGGTPPKSSTVAVIINVINQKNSAPTIDVNFFSEPMGGEITIPEDISVGSFIAYIKVTDENKGEDGNVSCTIDNHLFQLHSLGNMKYKMVIQNPVDREKESKINLTLICQDKGTPPLKTIKRFSVLVTDFNDVQPQFSKDLFKFLIYENESPNFPVGFIIVTDPDLGPGGQLTYSILNKSKEALPFEISNLGFISATESLDREKCSEYKFKVFVKDNGIPSLNNTADVIVEVVDKNDNPPYFTFPNVNPFSLDVHYHSQNKEDIIVLEASDRDIHMNAFLSYEIIGGNERNLFKINPYSGELSFTRPIYQSDAGFYNLQFMAKDSGSPILSTVTNLSLTLTTSNKTTTVLTPVHAMSAKKIHINLMIVLLVAAVIFSITLVVSLTICIVRKNNSRNIHHNDGFYNDKYVDYVSREIHPQYDMPVTMETKYGKKTISQATLHKRQHHSGYIDKWKSPSVGLQLHDVTDELYQVTEISQGKDNKKGHLATATDHFSEMSTMSSFTDSGHGGSEADTGYYEELPCFRNDHNTRTSNHADSRNFFLSNPHQPTNYNNTVDLKSFKIGNSNSSSISSNPRQTTQIQKQPSTKSTGGNTFLSKPLPPIPNNYS
- the LOC106872388 gene encoding protocadherin-18 isoform X2; the encoded protein is MLVQVSIVMFLLETSFSADITYHIKEGQRPNTIVGDVADDIHVLENVILQKYNHITFSQLQKSGNLNLFNVTKTGKLYTAVVLDAESLCKYNTECYSMVDVAVRNKKSFISIIEIKIIISDVNDNSPEFMQDSIKLQFSETDGKGTSKSIPNAFDRDVGFENSKISYQLLRSKDDPFILAVSQKVDGSAELEITSTQMLDREIKATYNLQIIAKDAGTPPRQNTLNVQITVEDENDNQPVFEQNVYNVSIMSSHDQGMPIITLTANDRDVGENGRISYYFASKTSESTKSNFNLNKRTAEIFLNKDASLKRKQVYNLYVKAEDGGTPPKSSTVAVIINVINQKNSAPTIDVNFFSEPMGGEITIPEDISVGSFIAYIKVTDENKGEDGNVSCTIDNHLFQLHSLGNMKYKMVIQNPVDREKESKINLTLICQDKGTPPLKTIKRFSVLVTDFNDVQPQFSKDLFKFLIYENESPNFPVGFIIVTDPDLGPGGQLTYSILNKSKEALPFEISNLGFISATESLDREKCSEYKFKVFVKDNGIPSLNNTADVIVEVVDKNDNPPYFTFPNVNPFSLDVHYHSQNKEDIIVLEASDRDIHMNAFLSYEIIGGNERNLFKINPYSGELSFTRPIYQSDAGFYNLQFMAKDSGSPILSTVTNLSLTLTTSNKTTTVLTPVHAMSAKKIHINLMIVLLVAAVIFSITLVVSLTICIVRKNNSRNIHHNDGFYNDKYVDYVSREIHPQYDMPVTMETKYGKKTISQATLHKRQHHSGYIDKWKSPSVGLQLHDVTDELYQRASEKGD